From Bacteroidales bacterium, a single genomic window includes:
- a CDS encoding OmpA family protein: MFKSFFIITFLSFTITFGGFSQKRSLKKADEAFNIGEYHIAYDIYEATYEKLTAKEDKANVSYKLGECSRIMMNERKAAKWYKKATRYEIKYPVAWLYLANAQKMLGKYEEAKENYKKYQNLVPNDSRGKNGVKSCEFAQDWIDNPTRFTVEIAEDINSSSSDFCPSFGKSKSEIYFSSTRESANGKEVSNITGQSYSDIFVVTKDRKGKWSVPVPVDGNVNSPGSEGSAVIINEGSIMYFSMCKQTEGANMGCKIYKSKNNAGGWSDPQEVVLKGDSTVSVGHPAVSEDELIMYFVSDSIPGVKGFGGKDIYFVKRESATSAWGNIQNAGSKINTKGDEKFPYLRQNGELYFASDGHVGMGGLDIFKAKKNGTVWEVENMRYPINSSKDDFGITFYENKSTGYFSSKRNKKINIYSFSMPDLIFTMRGLVKNSDANAPLPGANVKLTSPSGHEVEITSASDGTFRFNLKPKTDYSVIASKSKFLTAIADRSTKGLTKSKEFDIVLELEPYGNKQIELPNIEYALGSVELRPESMVSLDKLVQTLTVNSNITIELAANTDFRGSEESNQILSEGRAQSVIDYLISKEIKADRLTPVGNGEKVPKKISSKTKVGRKVLATHKFLKNGDVLTEEFINNLETEEQKEICHQLNRRTEFRVLRDDYGINAVKFGGGN, translated from the coding sequence ATGTTTAAATCTTTCTTCATAATAACTTTCTTATCTTTTACAATTACTTTCGGCGGATTCTCTCAAAAAAGAAGCCTGAAAAAAGCAGATGAAGCTTTTAATATCGGCGAATATCATATCGCTTACGATATTTATGAAGCAACTTACGAAAAATTAACGGCAAAAGAGGACAAAGCAAATGTTTCATACAAGCTGGGCGAATGCAGCAGAATTATGATGAATGAAAGAAAAGCAGCAAAATGGTATAAAAAAGCAACAAGATACGAAATTAAATACCCTGTTGCATGGTTATATCTCGCAAATGCACAAAAGATGCTCGGTAAATATGAAGAAGCAAAAGAAAACTATAAAAAGTATCAAAATTTGGTTCCGAATGATTCAAGAGGGAAAAACGGTGTAAAATCTTGCGAATTTGCTCAAGACTGGATAGATAATCCGACAAGGTTTACAGTTGAAATTGCAGAAGACATAAACTCCTCTTCGTCAGACTTTTGCCCTTCATTCGGAAAAAGCAAATCTGAAATCTATTTCTCATCAACACGAGAAAGTGCAAACGGAAAAGAAGTCAGTAACATTACCGGGCAAAGTTATTCCGATATTTTTGTAGTTACCAAAGACCGAAAAGGAAAGTGGAGCGTACCTGTCCCTGTTGACGGAAATGTAAATTCACCGGGTAGTGAGGGTTCTGCAGTTATTATTAACGAAGGCTCAATTATGTATTTTTCAATGTGCAAGCAAACCGAGGGAGCAAATATGGGTTGTAAAATATATAAATCAAAGAATAATGCAGGAGGTTGGTCAGACCCGCAAGAAGTTGTATTAAAAGGTGACAGCACTGTTTCTGTCGGACATCCTGCAGTTTCAGAAGATGAGCTGATAATGTATTTTGTAAGCGACAGCATACCCGGGGTTAAAGGTTTCGGCGGAAAAGATATTTATTTTGTTAAACGGGAAAGTGCAACTTCTGCATGGGGAAATATTCAAAATGCCGGATCAAAAATTAATACAAAAGGAGATGAGAAATTTCCGTATTTAAGACAAAACGGAGAATTATATTTTGCTTCTGACGGACATGTAGGAATGGGCGGACTGGATATTTTTAAAGCAAAGAAAAACGGAACCGTTTGGGAAGTTGAAAATATGAGATACCCCATAAACTCATCAAAAGATGATTTCGGAATAACTTTTTACGAAAACAAAAGTACAGGCTATTTCTCATCTAAAAGAAACAAGAAAATAAATATTTATTCTTTTTCTATGCCTGATTTAATTTTTACAATGAGAGGTTTAGTTAAGAATTCAGATGCAAATGCTCCGCTTCCCGGTGCAAATGTAAAACTTACAAGTCCGAGCGGGCATGAAGTTGAAATAACCTCTGCTTCTGACGGAACATTCCGTTTTAATTTAAAACCGAAAACAGATTATTCTGTTATTGCTTCAAAAAGTAAATTCTTAACTGCAATTGCAGACCGTTCGACAAAAGGACTTACAAAAAGTAAAGAATTTGATATTGTTTTAGAACTTGAACCGTACGGAAACAAACAAATAGAACTTCCTAACATTGAATATGCTCTCGGCTCAGTTGAATTAAGACCCGAATCAATGGTTTCTTTAGATAAATTAGTACAAACATTAACCGTAAATTCAAATATAACTATTGAACTTGCTGCAAACACAGATTTCAGAGGCAGTGAAGAATCTAATCAAATTCTATCGGAAGGAAGAGCTCAATCAGTTATTGATTATTTAATTTCAAAAGAAATAAAAGCTGACCGCTTAACACCGGTAGGAAACGGAGAAAAAGTTCCGAAGAAAATTTCGTCTAAAACAAAAGTCGGCAGAAAAGTTCTTGCAACACATAAATTTTTGAAAAACGGAGATGTTCTTACAGAAGAATTTATAAATAATTTAGAAACCGAAGAGCAAAAAGAAATTTGTCATCAATTAAACCGTAGAACAGAATTCAGAGTTTTAAGAGATGATTACGGAATAAATGCGGTTAAATTCGGAGGCGGAAATTAA
- the hypF gene encoding carbamoyltransferase HypF: MNYEKTKTYRIKITGLVQGVGFRPFIYVLAEKYKLKGWVENRNDGVLIHANATKTIIVKFIKTIKKNAPVASSIEEVTLAEINLENFESFSIKKSESTSDAVTEVSPDIAVCNDCLEDIKSQKHRINYPFTNCTNCGPRFTIIKDLPYDRAKTTMQEFEMCETCKSEYIDIYDRRFHAQPVACNTCGPTYTLHYKGGEIIDINEIIRLSSELTEQGKIIAVKGLGGYHLMCDATNEDAVTSLRTLKNRESKAFAVMMKNTTIAEKYVEISKQEKKELTSWQRPILLLKSKKQLVASVSNKLANLGVMLPYMPFHYMLFEQLKTDAIVLTSGNFTDEPIITSNKEAIKQFSEKVDAVITYNRKIHNRTDDSVGILINDKLRLLRRSRGFAPASIATKFNVEGIFAAGSEFVNCFCIGKGNKAFMSQHIGDLKNLETFEFYKESFELYKRLFRFKPKVIVTDLHPDYLSSKFAEELHKQHPETMLIKVQHHHAHIVSCMAEHRLDEKVIGISFDGVGLGNDGNIWGSEFFVNDLSSYKRFSHFEYITVSGGDSVSKEPWRSAASYLYHYFGKEIFDSVPFFTEKIGTDKIKMYKQVLENNFNTYKTSSAGRLFDAVASLTGLVNIAGYHAEAPMCLESIINESVIDCYSFEVTDVVSFKKMFEGIINDIKSGVDKSDISAKFHNTIIEVVMKMSAVMKQKIGINKVVLSGGTFQNKYLLANIETRLTANEFEVFSSEKIPTNDGGIALGQLIIGANLT; encoded by the coding sequence ATGAATTATGAGAAAACAAAAACTTACCGAATAAAAATCACCGGACTTGTTCAAGGTGTAGGTTTCAGACCTTTTATTTATGTTCTTGCCGAGAAATATAAATTAAAAGGTTGGGTTGAAAATAGAAACGACGGTGTTTTAATTCATGCAAATGCAACTAAAACAATAATTGTTAAATTTATTAAAACAATAAAAAAAAATGCTCCTGTTGCCTCTTCAATTGAAGAAGTTACCTTAGCAGAAATCAACCTTGAAAATTTTGAGAGCTTCTCTATTAAAAAAAGCGAAAGCACTTCTGATGCCGTTACCGAAGTAAGTCCGGATATTGCTGTTTGTAATGATTGTCTTGAAGATATTAAATCTCAAAAACACAGAATAAATTACCCGTTTACTAACTGTACAAATTGCGGTCCTCGCTTTACAATTATTAAAGATTTGCCATACGACAGAGCAAAAACAACAATGCAAGAATTTGAAATGTGTGAAACTTGCAAAAGCGAATATATCGATATTTACGACAGACGTTTTCATGCACAACCGGTTGCTTGTAATACTTGCGGACCTACTTATACGCTTCATTATAAGGGGGGTGAAATTATTGATATAAATGAAATAATTCGATTAAGTTCAGAACTAACAGAACAAGGAAAAATAATTGCGGTTAAAGGTCTCGGAGGCTATCATTTAATGTGCGATGCAACAAATGAAGATGCCGTAACTTCATTGCGGACATTAAAAAACAGAGAAAGCAAAGCTTTTGCCGTAATGATGAAAAATACAACAATTGCCGAAAAATATGTTGAAATTTCAAAACAAGAGAAAAAAGAATTAACCTCTTGGCAAAGACCAATTTTATTGTTGAAATCTAAAAAACAATTAGTCGCTTCGGTTTCAAATAAGTTGGCAAATCTTGGTGTTATGTTACCGTATATGCCTTTTCATTATATGCTTTTTGAACAATTAAAAACAGATGCAATTGTTCTTACCAGCGGAAATTTTACCGATGAACCCATTATTACAAGCAATAAAGAGGCAATAAAACAATTTTCGGAAAAAGTTGATGCTGTAATTACTTACAATCGAAAAATACATAACCGAACTGACGATAGTGTAGGAATACTCATAAATGATAAACTTCGTTTATTAAGACGTTCAAGAGGTTTTGCTCCGGCATCAATTGCAACAAAATTTAATGTTGAAGGAATTTTTGCAGCCGGTTCAGAATTTGTCAATTGCTTTTGCATAGGCAAGGGGAACAAAGCTTTTATGAGCCAACACATCGGAGATTTAAAAAATCTCGAAACTTTTGAGTTTTACAAAGAAAGTTTTGAACTATACAAACGCCTTTTTCGGTTCAAACCGAAAGTGATTGTTACAGATTTACATCCCGATTATTTATCAAGTAAGTTTGCCGAAGAATTGCATAAGCAACATCCCGAAACAATGTTAATAAAGGTTCAGCACCACCATGCACATATTGTTTCTTGCATGGCAGAGCATCGGCTTGACGAAAAAGTTATAGGTATCAGTTTTGACGGAGTAGGTTTGGGTAACGACGGTAATATTTGGGGCAGTGAGTTTTTTGTAAATGATTTGTCAAGCTATAAGCGTTTTTCACATTTTGAATATATAACCGTTTCCGGAGGCGATTCTGTTTCAAAAGAACCCTGGCGAAGCGCCGCATCTTATCTTTATCATTATTTTGGTAAGGAAATTTTTGATTCTGTTCCGTTCTTTACAGAAAAAATAGGTACAGACAAAATTAAGATGTATAAGCAAGTTTTAGAGAATAATTTTAATACTTACAAAACATCAAGTGCCGGAAGATTATTTGATGCAGTTGCGTCTTTAACCGGTTTGGTTAATATTGCAGGCTACCATGCCGAAGCTCCTATGTGTTTGGAATCAATTATTAATGAATCAGTTATCGATTGCTATAGTTTCGAAGTTACAGATGTTGTATCTTTTAAAAAGATGTTTGAAGGTATTATTAATGATATAAAATCGGGTGTGGATAAGTCAGATATTTCAGCAAAATTTCATAATACTATTATTGAAGTTGTTATGAAGATGTCAGCTGTAATGAAACAAAAAATCGGAATTAATAAAGTTGTACTTTCGGGCGGAACATTTCAAAATAAATATTTGCTTGCAAATATTGAAACCCGACTTACGGCAAACGAATTTGAAGTTTTTTCATCTGAAAAAATCCCGACAAATGACGGCGGTATTGCATTAGGGCAATTAATTATTGGGGCAAATCTAACGTAA
- a CDS encoding NAD(P)-binding domain-containing protein: MNIKKIGILGGGSWATAIIKLLSESRHKEKINWFIRNQDNINHIKEHRRNKFYLSSVEIVTEKISLCDDINYVIKNSDLIIIAIPSAFIKDALLKNNISFSGKFIFSAVKGIIPAGNQIIAEYFHEKYKIPVQNIGVITGPCHAEEVALERLSYLTVASENENLAKFIGNRLKTHYTKIKISGDIYGTEYSAVLKNIFAIASGICHGLGYGDNFQAVLVSNAIREIKRFVDKVHPISRDIKNSAYLGDLLVTAYSKFSRNRMFGTMIGKGYSVKSALLEMKMIPEGYYAVKGVFEINKKHDIYLPILNAVYAILYQQKSVNNEILKLTDLID, encoded by the coding sequence ATGAATATTAAAAAAATAGGAATTCTCGGGGGCGGAAGTTGGGCAACCGCAATTATTAAATTACTGTCAGAATCAAGGCATAAAGAAAAAATAAATTGGTTTATTCGAAACCAAGATAATATAAATCATATAAAAGAACATCGGCGGAATAAATTTTATTTAAGTTCAGTTGAAATAGTAACAGAAAAAATTTCTTTGTGTGATGATATAAATTATGTAATAAAAAACTCTGATTTAATTATTATTGCAATTCCTTCGGCATTTATAAAAGATGCACTTTTAAAAAATAATATCAGTTTTTCCGGAAAATTTATTTTTTCTGCCGTAAAAGGAATAATACCTGCCGGAAATCAAATTATTGCTGAATATTTTCATGAAAAGTACAAAATCCCCGTCCAAAATATTGGTGTTATAACCGGACCCTGCCATGCCGAAGAAGTTGCTTTGGAAAGATTGTCATATTTAACGGTTGCATCAGAGAATGAAAATCTTGCAAAATTTATCGGAAACAGATTAAAAACACATTATACAAAAATTAAAATCTCGGGTGATATATACGGTACGGAATATTCTGCGGTTTTAAAAAATATCTTTGCAATTGCTTCCGGAATTTGTCACGGATTAGGTTACGGAGATAATTTTCAGGCTGTTCTTGTTTCAAATGCAATTCGAGAAATAAAACGGTTTGTTGATAAAGTTCATCCTATTTCAAGAGACATAAAAAACTCTGCATATTTGGGAGATTTATTGGTTACTGCATATTCAAAATTCAGCAGAAATCGAATGTTCGGCACAATGATAGGTAAAGGATATTCCGTAAAATCTGCATTATTAGAAATGAAGATGATTCCGGAAGGTTATTATGCCGTAAAAGGTGTTTTCGAGATTAATAAAAAACATGATATTTACCTGCCTATTTTAAATGCAGTTTATGCAATTTTGTATCAACAAAAATCAGTTAATAATGAAATTCTGAAATTAACAGATTTAATTGATTGA
- the der gene encoding ribosome biogenesis GTPase Der → MSNIAAIVGRPNVGKSTLFNRLTQERKAIIHESSGVTRDRHYGKTDWNGLEFSLIDTGGYVKGSDDIFEEEIRKQVDIAIEEADIILFVTDVMTGITDLDLTVARILRKIEKPIFLVVNKVDNSALQYDADIFYKLGLPDLFPISSINGSGTGDLLDAVVAAFPKKEEFIEESELPRFAVVGRPNAGKSSLINSLIGEERNIVTPVSGTTRDSINTHYNKFGHDFILVDTAGIRKKAKVSEDIEFYSVMRAIRAIENSDVCLLMIDAQRGVEAQDLSIYNLIQKNSKGVVVLMNKWDLAEKETNTIKKAEEEIREKLAPFKDVPIVFISALTKQRIFKALEAAVQVFNNRKRRIATPELNKIMLKEIENFSPPAQKGKYINIKFVTQLPTYSPTFAFFCNHPKLIKDSYRRYLENKLREHYNFTGVPLKLFFRNKAKEKK, encoded by the coding sequence ATGAGCAATATTGCAGCTATAGTAGGAAGACCGAATGTTGGGAAATCAACACTTTTTAACAGGCTTACCCAAGAAAGGAAAGCAATTATCCATGAGTCAAGCGGAGTTACTCGTGACAGGCATTACGGGAAAACAGATTGGAACGGACTTGAATTCTCATTAATCGATACCGGAGGGTATGTTAAAGGCTCTGACGATATTTTTGAAGAAGAAATAAGAAAGCAAGTTGACATAGCAATTGAAGAGGCAGATATTATTTTGTTTGTTACAGATGTTATGACCGGAATTACGGATTTGGACTTGACAGTTGCAAGAATTCTGAGAAAAATTGAAAAACCTATTTTTTTAGTCGTAAATAAAGTAGATAATTCAGCATTGCAATACGATGCAGATATATTTTACAAATTAGGCTTACCTGATTTATTCCCCATTTCTTCTATAAACGGCTCAGGAACAGGCGATTTGCTTGATGCTGTTGTTGCAGCATTCCCTAAAAAAGAAGAATTTATTGAAGAAAGTGAATTGCCTCGGTTTGCTGTTGTGGGAAGACCTAATGCAGGGAAATCGTCTTTAATTAATTCATTAATAGGAGAAGAAAGAAATATTGTTACTCCGGTTTCCGGAACTACACGAGATTCAATAAATACACATTATAATAAATTCGGGCATGATTTTATTTTAGTTGATACAGCCGGAATCAGAAAAAAAGCAAAAGTTTCGGAAGATATTGAATTCTACTCCGTAATGAGAGCAATAAGAGCTATTGAAAATTCTGATGTTTGCCTGTTAATGATTGATGCACAAAGAGGCGTGGAGGCACAGGATTTAAGTATATATAATTTGATACAAAAAAACAGCAAAGGTGTTGTTGTATTAATGAATAAGTGGGATTTGGCAGAAAAAGAAACAAATACAATCAAAAAAGCAGAAGAGGAAATCAGAGAAAAATTAGCACCGTTTAAAGATGTTCCTATAGTTTTTATTTCAGCCCTTACAAAACAACGAATTTTTAAAGCTTTAGAAGCTGCCGTTCAAGTATTCAATAACAGAAAAAGAAGAATTGCAACTCCCGAACTGAATAAAATAATGCTGAAAGAAATAGAGAATTTTTCACCCCCTGCACAAAAGGGAAAATATATTAACATAAAATTCGTTACTCAGTTACCGACTTATTCTCCGACATTTGCGTTCTTTTGTAACCATCCCAAACTAATAAAAGATTCATACAGAAGATATTTGGAAAATAAGCTGAGAGAACACTATAACTTTACCGGCGTGCCGTTAAAACTGTTTTTCAGAAATAAAGCAAAAGAGAAAAAATAA
- the gldE gene encoding gliding motility-associated protein GldE — protein MDPEPLFSLIQLNIIIIPLTSGIYWGIAGILILLISSALVSGSEVAFFSLSPSQKNLLLETDSKKNNLILSLTKKPEKLLATILIANNFINVGIVMLSAYVINSAVDFSNTPDWLVFLIQIVTITFLLLLFGEIIPKVYATEASLKFAKFTVYPLSLSMKLFMPVSNLLIKSTSFVNKRLKMKQNISVEDLSDALELTEADIKQDKGILERIVTFGSIDVKEIMKPRVDVVAADINFSYNKLKSLIIESGFSRIPVYEENHDNIKGILLIKDLLRNIDVENYKWQQHIKTPFFVPETMKINDLLEDFRQKKIHISIVTDEYGGFLGIATMEDIIEEIVGEISDEKDIEEKNFQKIDDKNYIFDGKIQLNDFYKVLEIKEDIFEKVRGEADSLAGLILEKQGEIPKKGEVIKIDKYTFTIDSADNRKIKKIKLKIND, from the coding sequence TTGGACCCTGAGCCTTTATTTAGTTTAATACAATTAAACATAATTATTATCCCCCTGACATCCGGAATATATTGGGGAATTGCCGGAATTTTAATATTATTAATTTCATCTGCATTAGTTTCAGGCTCTGAAGTTGCATTTTTTTCATTATCGCCGTCCCAAAAAAACTTACTGCTTGAAACAGACTCAAAAAAAAACAATTTAATTTTAAGCCTTACTAAAAAACCCGAAAAACTTTTAGCCACTATTCTTATTGCAAATAATTTTATAAATGTCGGAATAGTAATGCTGTCAGCGTATGTTATAAATAGTGCCGTAGATTTTTCAAATACCCCCGATTGGTTAGTTTTTCTTATTCAAATTGTTACAATTACCTTTCTATTATTATTATTCGGTGAAATTATTCCGAAAGTTTACGCAACCGAAGCATCTTTAAAATTTGCAAAATTTACCGTTTATCCTTTATCGCTTTCAATGAAGTTATTTATGCCTGTAAGTAATCTTTTAATAAAATCAACTTCGTTTGTTAACAAGCGTTTAAAAATGAAACAAAATATTTCTGTTGAAGATTTATCGGATGCTTTGGAACTCACAGAAGCCGATATCAAGCAAGATAAAGGCATTCTTGAACGCATTGTAACTTTCGGCAGCATTGATGTAAAAGAAATTATGAAACCCCGTGTTGATGTAGTTGCCGCAGATATAAACTTCAGTTATAATAAATTAAAGTCATTGATTATAGAGTCAGGTTTTTCCAGAATCCCTGTTTATGAAGAAAACCATGACAACATAAAAGGCATATTATTAATAAAAGATTTACTGCGAAATATCGATGTTGAAAACTACAAATGGCAACAGCATATAAAAACTCCTTTTTTTGTTCCCGAAACAATGAAAATTAATGATTTGCTGGAAGATTTCAGGCAAAAGAAAATTCACATTTCAATTGTAACCGATGAATACGGAGGTTTTCTCGGAATTGCAACAATGGAAGATATTATTGAAGAAATTGTAGGAGAAATAAGTGATGAGAAAGATATAGAAGAAAAGAACTTTCAGAAAATTGATGATAAAAACTATATTTTTGACGGGAAAATACAATTAAACGATTTTTATAAAGTTTTAGAAATTAAAGAAGATATTTTTGAAAAAGTAAGAGGCGAAGCCGATTCTTTGGCAGGATTAATTCTTGAAAAACAAGGCGAAATACCTAAAAAAGGAGAAGTTATTAAAATAGACAAATATACTTTTACTATTGATTCCGCTGATAACAGAAAGATTAAGAAAATAAAATTAAAAATTAATGATTAA
- the gldD gene encoding gliding motility lipoprotein GldD codes for MIKVILKISFILLALIFFSCEETYYPKSHGYLRIDFPEKEYKLFDSAYPYKFEIPVYSKVEKDSSNGAEKYWSDWNFPQFTATVFLSYKDIRNNLDEYEEDTRELAYKHTIKADAINPKIWNNEEKHVYGILYDIKGDVASQIQFYLTDSTKHFLRGAFYFNCVPNKDSLAPSLKFLRKDIDRMIETFEWKNEY; via the coding sequence ATGATTAAAGTTATCCTAAAAATAAGTTTCATTTTATTAGCTCTTATTTTTTTTTCATGCGAAGAAACATATTATCCAAAATCTCACGGATATTTAAGAATTGATTTCCCTGAAAAAGAGTACAAATTATTTGATTCGGCTTATCCTTACAAATTTGAAATTCCTGTTTACTCAAAAGTTGAAAAAGACAGCAGCAATGGTGCCGAAAAATATTGGTCGGATTGGAACTTCCCGCAATTTACGGCAACAGTTTTTCTCAGCTATAAAGATATTAGAAATAATTTAGACGAATACGAGGAAGATACTCGAGAACTTGCATATAAACACACAATTAAAGCAGATGCAATAAACCCCAAAATATGGAATAATGAAGAAAAACATGTTTATGGAATACTTTACGACATAAAAGGTGATGTTGCTTCACAAATCCAATTTTATTTAACCGACAGCACAAAACATTTTCTCAGAGGTGCATTTTATTTTAACTGTGTTCCGAATAAAGATTCATTAGCACCGTCATTAAAATTTCTTCGAAAAGATATTGACCGAATGATTGAAACATTTGAATGGAAAAATGAATATTAA
- a CDS encoding M23 family metallopeptidase, with protein MRKNKYKFNADTLTYEVKEKNNFKGLLRTILPKVLFSAVLGIIFFFIFTSFIISPEELFISEKSNELKIKYALLDKELDYTVKSLEILQNRDDNLYRMIFQTSPVPEFKRNAGIGGSDKYSYFRKYENSDILINTSQKTDILSRVMLVQSESYNEIFELVKNTEKMAACIPAIQPIAIDDLTRFGSAFGYRMHPILKILKKHTGVDLTAPRGTKIYAAGDGIVFQAGGSSGGYGRLVKINHGFGYTTFYAHMQKIIVRPGQRVKRGDVIGYVGSTGLSTSPHLHYEVRINNKPVNPVNFYYEDLTDEEYHEMIEASSKAQTHIFE; from the coding sequence ATGAGAAAAAACAAATACAAGTTCAATGCCGATACATTGACCTATGAAGTTAAAGAAAAAAATAACTTTAAAGGTTTACTTAGAACCATATTGCCGAAAGTTCTTTTTTCAGCAGTATTAGGGATAATATTTTTTTTCATTTTCACTTCATTTATAATAAGCCCGGAAGAACTTTTTATTTCAGAAAAAAGCAATGAATTAAAAATTAAATATGCACTTTTAGATAAGGAGTTGGACTATACAGTTAAGAGCTTGGAAATTTTACAAAACAGAGATGATAATTTGTATCGTATGATTTTTCAAACAAGTCCGGTTCCTGAATTTAAGAGAAATGCCGGTATAGGAGGCAGCGATAAGTATAGTTATTTCAGGAAATATGAAAATTCGGATATATTGATAAACACAAGCCAGAAAACAGATATTTTATCGCGTGTTATGCTGGTTCAATCCGAGTCTTATAATGAAATTTTTGAGTTAGTTAAAAATACAGAGAAAATGGCTGCATGTATTCCTGCCATTCAACCTATAGCTATAGATGATTTAACAAGATTCGGCTCAGCCTTCGGATATCGTATGCACCCGATTTTAAAAATATTAAAAAAACATACCGGAGTTGATTTAACAGCTCCGAGAGGCACAAAAATATATGCAGCCGGTGACGGTATTGTATTTCAAGCAGGAGGTTCTTCAGGAGGATACGGAAGGTTAGTGAAAATAAATCACGGTTTCGGTTATACAACCTTCTATGCTCACATGCAAAAAATTATTGTACGCCCGGGCCAAAGAGTAAAACGAGGAGATGTTATCGGTTATGTGGGAAGTACAGGATTATCAACCTCACCCCATTTACATTATGAGGTAAGAATAAATAATAAGCCTGTAAATCCGGTGAATTTCTATTATGAAGATTTAACCGATGAAGAGTATCATGAAATGATTGAAGCTTCGTCAAAAGCACAAACACATATTTTTGAATAA
- the ssb gene encoding single-stranded DNA-binding protein — protein sequence MSVNKVILIGNVGGDPEVKYIKEDVPVAKFSLATSDSYKNRDGEKVTNTEWHNIVVWRGLAKVVEKYVKKGSKLYIEGKLTHRKYEKDGQTKYFTEILCKELTMLDSKDTNVSKNVPKNEEKPNIEEPDTDTFEDVDDLPF from the coding sequence ATGTCGGTAAACAAAGTTATTTTAATCGGAAATGTAGGCGGAGATCCTGAAGTTAAATATATTAAAGAAGATGTACCTGTTGCAAAATTCAGTTTAGCAACCAGTGATTCATATAAAAATCGTGACGGAGAGAAAGTTACAAATACAGAGTGGCATAACATTGTTGTGTGGAGAGGCTTGGCAAAAGTAGTTGAAAAATATGTAAAAAAAGGTTCTAAACTTTATATCGAAGGAAAACTTACACACAGAAAATACGAAAAAGACGGTCAAACTAAATATTTTACCGAAATTTTATGCAAAGAACTTACAATGCTCGACAGTAAAGACACAAATGTTTCTAAAAATGTGCCTAAAAATGAAGAAAAACCGAATATAGAAGAACCCGATACAGATACATTCGAAGATGTTGACGATTTACCGTTTTAA